The genomic region TGCCGGACCCGGGCGACAAGTTCCTGGGCAGCCATCCGCCGAATTCCCAACGGAAGGCGCAGGTGGCAGCCACGGTGCGGCGGCTGACGGGCGGTTGATCTGCGTCAAGGCAGGTAGCTTTGCCACCGGGCAGCATGGGGCCATGACAGCCAAGAGGAACTGGCAATGATCGGATACCCAGAAGCACCGAAAGCCTGGTGGCTGACCCGTGGGATGGCGCGGATCAGCGGGGTCAATCTGCCGCGCGCCGTGGTCGAGGGCTGGCTGCAGCGCGCCGAGCTGGAAGACCTGATCACCCGCTGCGCCATGTGCCGGGCGGGGCAGGACTGTGAAGCCTGGCTGATGCGGTCGGGCGCCGAGCGGGCGATGCCGGAGTTCTGCCCGAACAAATCCGGGATCGAGGCGTTGATCGCCTGAGGCCGCCAGCATGGCCTGAGGGGCTCGCAGAGTATCGGCTGGTGGCAGGCACAAGGCTGGCGTAGCCTTTGCCGA from Tabrizicola piscis harbors:
- a CDS encoding DUF6455 family protein, translated to MIGYPEAPKAWWLTRGMARISGVNLPRAVVEGWLQRAELEDLITRCAMCRAGQDCEAWLMRSGAERAMPEFCPNKSGIEALIA